In the Candidatus Neomarinimicrobiota bacterium genome, AGTGGGTGTCACTGCCAGTTCCCAGCTACGAGTACTTCTGTGAATCGCATGAAAGCTCAATTCGGCCATTTGCCGGATACAGGAAACTGCCAGGCACTGGTGGTGATACCTCGAAGATGGTTGATCGGCATCGAGTTGCACGGCAGCTAGGAGTATTCCTCGCAAGATTACACTCTTATCCTGTTGACAAAGCCAGAAAAGCGGGCGTAGCGGAAGCACGTGACCTGGTTGCGCACTGGCGGGACAAGTCCCGCGAACAGCTGAGAATGCTGAATGGTCTAAACGTGAATCTGGATCTCTTGCGTCGCTACCTTGAGAAAGATACGCCTGTGTCATTCCAAGGGTCGCCGAGTCTAGTCCACAATGACCTGTGGGCAGCGCATATTCTAGTTGACACTTGTTCGGGAGGGGTGAGTGGGGTTATTGATTGGGGCGACGCTGTTATAGGCGACCCCGCGATAGATTTTGCCTGCCTGTACACCTGGTATGGGGAGAGTTGGCTGGAAAACGTTCTGGCGCATTACACC is a window encoding:
- a CDS encoding phosphotransferase, which gives rise to WVSLPVPSYEYFCESHESSIRPFAGYRKLPGTGGDTSKMVDRHRVARQLGVFLARLHSYPVDKARKAGVAEARDLVAHWRDKSREQLRMLNGLNVNLDLLRRYLEKDTPVSFQGSPSLVHNDLWAAHILVDTCSGGVSGVIDWGDAVIGDPAIDFACLYTWYGESWLENVLAHYTGKLDAEVISRSRYLATCVAIHSITLGRDLGRVQWVETGYAALELVLAT